In a single window of the Dreissena polymorpha isolate Duluth1 chromosome 3, UMN_Dpol_1.0, whole genome shotgun sequence genome:
- the LOC127873616 gene encoding uncharacterized protein LOC127873616, which produces MNARNEKLSAWHRLTTVVSIKGHLDDSALTLFNRMGMTMSTSSKLRLLDEAGEMLEDNIARSLRKNPLVKITGDNLDIYVRTGHHSLDRHSKDLHMFAANIIFSRIAQLGSFSTSFTMPSLGTLSPEKFFPNGHHRDTLTNTYCVLLGRILAEFKDFSWLQKVLPAHIYNPYQAEMRQKSEVFQLPIILKNEAKHEDCIYILDQYQQVLGDVYMKAFGSTDLLRSYKVPVGGDQLTRVRLEEAKHLRSLATSPEKRFEDLHPFIIELWHIKQDFLEKCFKELFSSKTLRQAGTLYH; this is translated from the exons GCACTAACACTTTTCAACCGCATGGGGATGACAATGTCGACATCATCCAAACTGCGTCTACTGGATGAAGCTGGTGAAATGCTGGAAGACAACATCGCCAGAAGTCTAAGAAAAAACCCACTTGTCAAAATCACGGGTGACAATTTGGACATCTATGTCAGAACAGGACATCATTCACTGGACAGACACAGCAAGGACCTCCACATGTTTGCCGCAAATATCATATTCAGCAGG ATTGCACAACTAGGATCGTTCAGCACTAGTTTCACCATGCCATCACTTGGAACACTTTCTCCAGAGAAGTTCTTTCCCAATGGTCACCACAGAGACACTTTGACAAACACCTACTGTGTATTGTTAG GAAGAATACTGGCTGAGTTTAAAGACTTCTCCTGGCTTCAAAAAGTGCTCCCAGCCCACATCTATAATCCTTACCAAGCTGAGATGAGGCAAAAATCTGAAGTTTTTCAGCTACCAATCATCCTTAAGAATGAGGCCAAGCATGaggattgtatatatatattggacCAGTATCAACAGGTCCTTGGTGATGTTTACATGAAGGCATTTG GCTCCACTGACCTTCTTCGGTCCTATAAAGTCCCTGTTGGTGGTGATCAATTAACTCGTGTGCGTCTAGAGGAAGCGAAACACCTTCGTTCCTTAGCTACCTCACCAGAAAAGCGGTTTGAAGATCTCCACCCTTTCATAATAGAGCTCTGGCACATCAAGCAAGACTTCTTGGAG aaatgcttTAAAGAGCTGTTCAGTTCCAAAACTCTGAGACAAGCTGGAACCCTATACCATTAA